Proteins from a single region of Budorcas taxicolor isolate Tak-1 chromosome 7, Takin1.1, whole genome shotgun sequence:
- the CNN2 gene encoding calponin-2, protein MSSTQFNKGPSYGLSAEVKNRLQSKYDPQKEAELRSWIEGLTGLSVGPDFQKGLKDGIILCTLMNKLQPGSIPKINRSMQNWHQLENLSNFIKAMVSYGMNPVDLFEANDLFESGNLTQVQVSLLALAGKAKTKGLQSGVDIGVKYSEKQERNFDDATMKAGQCVIGLQMGTNKCASQSGMTAYGTRRHLYDPKNHILPPMDHSTISLQMGTNKCASQVGMTAPGTRRHIYDTKLGTDKCDNSSMSLQMGYTQGANQSGQVFGLGRQIYDPKYCPQGPAADGAPAAAGDGPGPGEPSECPPYYQEEADY, encoded by the exons ATGAGCTCCACGCAGTTCAACAAGGGGCCGTCGTACGGGCTCTCGGCCGAGGTCAAGAACCGG CTGCAGTCCAAATATGACCCTCAGAAGGAGGCGGAACTCCGAAGCTGGATTGAGGGACTCACTGGCCTCTCTGTTGGCCCAGACTTCCAGAAGGGTCTGAAGGATGGGATCATATTGTgcac ACTCATGAATAAACTGCAGCCAGGCTCAATCCCTAAGATCAACCGCTCCATGCAGAACTGGCACCAG CTAGAAAACCTCTCCAACTTCATCAAGGCCATGGTGAGCTACGGCATGAATCCTGTTGACCTGTTCGAGGCCAACGACCTGTTTGAAAGTGGGAACTTGACTCAGGTGCAGGTGTCTCTTCTTGCCCTGGCTGGGaag GCCAAGACAAAGGGGCTGCAGAGTGGTGTGGACATTGGCGTCAAATACTCAGAGAAGCAGGAGCGAAACTTTGATGATGCCACCATGAAGGCGGGCCAGTGCGTCATTGGGCTCCAG ATGGGCACCAACAAATGTGCCAGCCAGTCTGGCATGACAGCTTACGGCACCAGACGGCATCTGTACGACCCCAAAAACCATATCCTGCCCCCCATGGACCACTCGACCATCAGCCTCCAGATGGGCACAAACAAGTGTGCCAGCCAG gTGGGCATGACGGCTCCAGGGACTCGGCGGCACATTTACGACACAAAGCTGGGGACAGACAAATGTGATAATTCCTCCATGTCCCTGCAGATGGGCTACACACAGGGTGCCAACCAGAGTGGTCAGGTCTTTGGCCTGGGCCGGCAGATATACGACCCCAAGTACTGCCCTCAAGGCCCAGCTGCCGACGGGGCTCCAGCAGCTGCTGGAGATGGCCCAGGCCCAGGGGAGCCCTCAGAGTGCCCTCCCTACTACCAGGAGGAGGCAGACTACTGA